From Cheilinus undulatus linkage group 15, ASM1832078v1, whole genome shotgun sequence:
aattttgtttttaaaaacctgtGACCCATATTGAGTTCCCAGGCCTTGTAGTTTTATTACTGTGGTattgaaagcattattttgattttactaGAACcatatttaagtttaaaaaatgtgtattttgacAACCCAACCTGCAATTTTTTTTGAGACCTCCTACTTCACTCATGTCTTGTCAATTTTCCCTCTCTTGGCAGATGGAAAATACCATGAGCAGGTTAAAATAGCAGAGGATGCTACTGGTTACAGCTACGACTCTCTGTTCAAGCCATATATCAGCAGTTTACTCACAGAGGTCTGGGTACAAGACCCATACATACGGCACATCCACCAAGTAAGATCTTTGTTTTCATCGTTGTTGTAGTGTGGTGTTTGTCTTCTGTGTTTCTGACAGAATTTTACAGTTACTTGATCAATTCAAAACTGGATAAATAACTAGAAAAAGCTCAATTGCTTTCCTTGGATTTGATATTCTAAGTTTACTGTGTGGCAATAGgcaatttgattatttctaACTCAAAACTTATAACCCGCTATATTTTGTTGATATTCTAGCTGTACTTAAAAATGAATACCGTACCAAAATCATCCTACAATGTCATACAGATTTCTTCCTCTTGTTTCCACCTCAGTTGTACAACTTCCTGCGTTTCTGTGAGATGCTGCTCAAAGCGTCGTGCAAGGTGAAAAAGATCCATCTCCTCACATCACAGGATGAGGTCGGTTATTTAACCAGTGAAGTTCAAACCTTGTGATAACTGTTGCAGCTTCAGCTGTGTTCAGTGTTGTTCTTTTGATTCATCTTGTCCTGCAGGCGGATAGCGGGCAGCAGAGCAGCGCTCTGGCTGAGCTGAAACAGAGTCTCAGTGCTCAGGGAGTGACTCTGGATCTGCAGTACTCCTCCACCATACATGACAGGGAGATCAGGTATCACTGATAAGAGTGCTCTTATTGTGAAAGGAATCCTTGCTGTAGTATGCAACATGTATGTTCTGATTCAAACACTGTAATTATAGCTTAATTCTATAGGTAATTGGaaataaactgtgtttttagATTTGACAATGGATGGATCATAAAGATCGGAAGAGGACTGGATTACTTCAAGAAGCCTAAAGTGAGATTTTATTCTAAGTCATAATTACATTTTCTGTTGCCAACATTATAAGAACTGTAAGGATGATTTTTCCTAATTGCTGACGACAGTTATTCTTCTTCTATTTTCAGGGAAGGTTTTCTATTGGATATTGTGACTATGACCTTCGAGAGTGCCATGAGACCAATGTAGACATCTtccacacaaaacacacaaaaacactatGAGATCCACAGAGCTTAAATTATTCTTTTATTACATCGCAGGTGATTTTACTTCCTGCTCTAAAAACACACCTAAACATCTGCTGTGTAGTTGGCTTTGCCCTAACAGACAGATCCCTGTGTTCAGCCTTTAACTGAGTAACTGCATAAtgcttttgatgttttttaaaataaattttttgtAATAcagatatgtttttatttttaatgggatgttttttttttccttctttttgattttttttcttctttttttggtaCCCACTTCTTTGGTTTGTTTTCCAACAGGTAATCCATGATGCCTTAAAGGGAAGGTGCTTTTAAGAGTGGCGTACCACCATCTGGTGGAAGAATTGAAAAACTttagaattatattaaaatgcttttgtaataaaataattcaatttttattttcactctttttttaataatacaAGTCGACTTACTGTCAATTCTGCCATATGTAAAAGCTATACAGAGAATATATAAATGTTATTTTCCCTGACATCAGTGCATCAgacaaagaaaaagtaaaagagtCTGAGACCTAAATTATAACAGCTACATGAACATAGTTAGCAAATGGGCCTTATCGATATAAGATACACTTGAATTTCTCGGTAGAAAAACTGGTATTAGTTAAAAGAGGATACAACTCATACATATGAATGACCCTTTGCACATCCTATATTACCTGTTACCCTGACTCATAATGGGCATTTGCACTAATAAATATATTCTTGTCAGACTTTACCAGAGCTTTTTATAACCAGGATGCaagaaaacttgtgtttttcttcaggCAGGCTAGACTACTGTGGTATTTACACAGGTCGCATTAAGAAATCATTCAGCAGCTGCTGCTTGTCATACGCTGCTGCCAGAGTcctcacaaacacaaagaaagtgGAGCAAATATCCGTCCTTAATCACTTCTTTGGCTTCCTGTTTTGgttgatttttaaatcatacaGCTGGTCTTGAAAACACTAATTGGTGTTGGAAAGGAATTCCAACAACTTTACCCCTTAGATCACTTTGGACAGGTGCACTCAGTAAATCAGgatcatttatgttttatgcTCCCCACGTTAAAAAGTTACTTGAATGCTCTGCTAAAATTGTCAtctcagtgaaaaataaaacataacttATTTCtaggttgtttttgtttggctcttttttctatttaatctGTAGAATCTGGTTTTACTGGTATGCACACTGTTCTCTACAGTGAAATGGAGTGGTCATGTGGTGCCTGAGGAGGCTGGTATACTCCTAAAATGATCCCATGTTTTTTGAGTAGCCCATCCAGCAAAGGTTAATTTCCCTGTGCTATAAGAAAAGACATGTACAACCATCCTGCATATTGAGTTCACCTTTAGCACTTACTCGTTAAATTTACAGCTAAAGAAGAGCAGTTTTTACCCTCACCACTGGCCCACTGTCAAAGGCAGAGATAATTACATTAATATGCATTTTCAGGTAACTATTCCATATTCCTCAGCAGTGTTGGGGTAATGCATTACATAGCACTGCACGAATGTACTCACATTACTTTCTTGTTGCCTCTGCTGTCCAAAGAGACTATACTCTGTGTAGACTAAAGAATAAGTTGGTATTCTTATACCTGTGTAAAATCTGCACTACATTACTGGTGGCATGTTTTCCTAAATACAAAGTCagattaattgaaaaaaaaaaaaaatccaaactcaAGGTCTGTTTAACTGCCTCAattaaaaaacttttgaaaatttCAGCCCAGCAGTCATGAAAGAAAGTCATTCTAAAACAGTAATATCCTGAGCACATCCACGTTTGGCTCAAAGATGAAGTACTGCCAAAGTCAAGAAACCATTGTTTTGCCTTGGTTtaacacccccaccccccattATTCTTTTTATTAAGTGTGTCCTATTGATTTGTaccattttaattgtttttcttgATGTACAGTGCCTATTCAAAATATacacccccttggatattttacccttaaaTTGTACATCTTGTACAGTTaaacactgtaattttactccattcttcaactgctcaagttctgtcaggttacatggggatcaggcatgaacagtccttttcaaatccagccacaaatgcTCCATTTGATTGAGTTCTGGGCTTTGACAcaggatttaactgaactctgggggcattcagtgccttggaattggTTTGTGTCCGTCTTgtacttttcagtaacattttctctgagttgcatggtgtgttcttttgacttcatggtgtaatggtaggcaggaatactgattaaccagtgactggaccttctagaaACAGGTGTCTGTAGTACAATCACCTGAGACCATTCACTGtgctgatccccatttcactgaaataaaaaataaaatttgcattttaaaacatcGATAAATGTCATTTCAAATTACTTGTGATTATTCTTTTCAGTCTTTCACtctacagcaaaaaaaagatcaaattagGATTAATATGAAAGGtatggatgcatgatattacCAGCacaatattggtattggcagatatatagatttacaaccaatattttggctataaaaatcggcttatatcagctgtagctATTGGTGGTATGGTAAGTTGGTGGGGTTTTAGGCTGGatcaacagacctatgtcagctgaagatgtttttttttaatttatcatcattccttaaaATCTAAAGTGTGTtataaggactgaaatttgttcatcctaaaacattaaattgtatgtttttaggactgaagttttaagtcTAAACAACATTTgaattttgatattaaaattagcattgactaaaattaatttgtaaatatcagcattttggatatcagcaaaatccAATATCGTACATCCCTAATGATGCTGTCTAACTTTACTAAACAGTCTGTTAAAGACTGTCACTTAAAGCTATTTAAACTGCCTTAGCTGCAATAGCAAATCACTGGTTTACTTAATAACACAATGATTCCTTAAATGTGGTCAATTAAAGTACTACAAACAGCCTGAGGTGAGTTACAAtatataaagattttttaaatcttgaaataAATGTTAGCTCTTGCTCTTGAAAGGTATTTTTTACATCAACGTTGTGGGTCAGCATGCACTATCACATATGTCAGTGTATAAATTGGGAAAAACTTGGCACTGGTCTCACGTGTCGATCAGAGATGAGTGATACGATGTTTGGGTGGGCCCCAGAGTATTTTTAGATCTCAAACTGGGTCATGGTgctcttaaattttaaatgtctgtattAACATATTACATAACTAATGGATTTCTGGCATTTCTGTAAAGCACCAGTCCATCTACTTAATTCTCAAACACGCATTATCAACATATGATACTTTCTGTAACCTTGCATGACCAGATGCTtgttttttagttgtttttgaaTAAAGAGAAGCAGTAGTGGCAGTGATTTGGAGTGTAATTCATGGTCACACATTAAGGTACAATCTTGTGACCTGAATGTTTTTTACCTTCACGATATACAATTATGTGATAAACATCTCCTCATTAAATTTCCATGggaaactgtttgttttttataatgaATGGCTTCCCTGCTTAGTACAACTGTGATCAGCTTATGTATCGGCCTTAATCTCGATATGCATGGTTCTCATCTGGGCTCAGAGGGCAAGAAAATATAATCTGTCAGAAAACCACATGAACCACTGTTAACCTTTACTGTAAAAAACAGGGGtgtttctctcttcctgtacgTGAGATCAAGTACTGCAGTTTAAAGAGGGGGATGTGCCAGATATTCCACTATGACCACACTTCAGCCTCATTAATTATAAATCAGCCATAATCACATTAAAGATAAGATAATCTTACACACATATTGCCTCTTTTGTGTAGATTAAAGGCAATAAATCCATGAATGGGGGGAATTAAACAAAACCACATCCCAGACTCTTATGTCACTATGCTGGGCCAACATGCTGCATGTGGTTGGTGGCGTGTAATCCAGATGTCAGCGGCTGGGTTTATACACTGGTGGAGGAGATAAGGATTTGTGTGATGAGGAGCCTCATCAGAGCAGCCACACGCCCAGACGCAAAAAATTATGAGAGGAAGGTTTGCGTTCCTCTTCCAGTGGCCCTCCCTCTCGCTGATCGTAGCCCAGTGGCCTAGATAGTTTGAGCTCCCATCTGTGGATATGATGCTGTGTGGATGTGCAGAAAGCTGGATTTGCTGTAGCAACACGAGGATCATTTTCTATCAGTGAAACCAA
This genomic window contains:
- the mitd1 gene encoding MIT domain-containing protein 1 isoform X2 yields the protein MTQNHVSGMETSAISVLKRAVELDQTGRFQESLVCYQEGIQLLMDVLKAVKDESKRGHYRDKIKGYMDRAEQIKVHVNQMKEDGKYHEQVKIAEDATGYSYDSLFKPYISSLLTEVWVQDPYIRHIHQLYNFLRFCEMLLKASCKVKKIHLLTSQDEADSGQQSSALAELKQSLSAQGVTLDLQYSSTIHDREIRFDNGWIIKIGRGLDYFKKPKGRFSIGYCDYDLRECHETNVIHDALKGRCF
- the mitd1 gene encoding MIT domain-containing protein 1 isoform X1, encoding MTQNHVSGMETSAISVLKRAVELDQTGRFQESLVCYQEGIQLLMDVLKAVKDESKRGHYRDKIKGYMDRAEQIKVHVNQMKEDGKYHEQVKIAEDATGYSYDSLFKPYISSLLTEVWVQDPYIRHIHQLYNFLRFCEMLLKASCKVKKIHLLTSQDEADSGQQSSALAELKQSLSAQGVTLDLQYSSTIHDREIRFDNGWIIKIGRGLDYFKKPKGRFSIGYCDYDLRECHETNVDIFHTKHTKTL